GTTACCAGAGGTGACTGACATCTTCCGTGACTGCCTCAagtccagaaattaaaaaaagcttGCAGCAAGAAAATGCCAGTGTGCAATTGGGTGAATAAGaccaaaggaaaacaataaaagggACAGCTCGGTTGCTCTCTGTCTCAGGTTTATCTTCTCCCCTTAAATCTCTCTCAGCCCTAATTAAACACGAACAAAAGTCTCTTCCATAGATAGGCTACTTCTCAGCTGCAGTCACCTCCTGTGGTggctctgggggctctgggggtgGCATCTCTTCAGGAGTGCTGGTATCCTCCGGCATCTCACTTGGGCTCAGATGTTCTGTTGGGGCCTGAGAAGGAAAACGTATCAAATTCAATACAAAACTCTCCCTTAAGATCTAAATGGAGATAATACATAGACACCTAACTCTTCCTCTGAATCCATCAACCACACTGATGCTACAAATATACATCCACCAACACCAAACTCAGAACCAAGACCGAACTCTAGTCTTCTCAACAGAATGCGACTGAAGTTTGAATTCTATTCTTCACTGTTGTGGATAGATGTTTTCATCATTATTTGTGATATTAATAAAAGGGACCACAAATAATTACACAGACCCCTTCCCTTCACAACAGAATGCTATAACATACTTGTCTAAGAAGGCCTGAGTGGTTCTCAGTCTTTTTTATTCCCTAACACACAGCTCACCGGAACACTGATCCTAAATCAAATAGGGTAGGGTGGCAAAATCTTCAGATGGGATATGTGGTTTGAAAATGCCCCCTTAGTGATTCTAAAATACTATCCTTCCCTACCTTCAACTTAGCATCACTAACCTAGATTGTTATGATATAAGATCAGattcatcaggaaaatgaaattcaaaatgataataatatataaacCAGAGTTTGCTGTACttcaaaaaagaattcaaaatttaGGAAGGGTAGAGAACAATTATCTACTTTACAAAAATCATCCACTTAAAAGTAGGATTCTATTTGAAAAGAAAGCTCAAATCTACTAAAAATCTATTAGAATAAACTAGTCTAGCAAGGTTtcaagatacaagatcaatataaaaaaattaattgaatttctaTATACTTCCAATGTACAATCCAAAAATGtattaggaaaattatttcattttcagtaacatcaaaaagaataaaatacttatgaataaatgtaacaaaagaaGCATTAAACTTATACTCtgagggcacctggttggctcagctggagaagcatgtgactcttgatctcagggtcatgagtttgagccccacgatgagggtagagattacttaaataaataaaactttaaaaaacaccTTATACTAgcggtacctgggtggttcagttggttaagcgtctgactcttgatttcagctcaggtcatgatctcggggtcatgagattaagccctgcatctggctctatGCTTAGCACAAAgtcgcttgagattctctctccctcttcctttgcccttccccccacttgcatgtgtatgctctctctaaataaataaataaaatttttaaaaaatgtactctggaaaatacaaaatgttgaaagaagaattttttaaagatttttgtttatttattcatgagagacacagagagagacagagagagaggcagagggagaagcaggctccatgtaaggagtccaatgtgggactcgatcctgggaccctgggatcacgcactgagccgaaggtagatgctcaaccactaagccacccaggcatccccaaaatgttgaaagaaattaaagaagacctaaacaaATGAAGACAGCCATGTTAATTATTCATAAGATTTAATCTTGTTAGGAAGATAATACTCCAAAAATTGATCTATAGCTTCAATGCAATCCTCATCAAAATTCCAGCTGGCTTCTTTGCAAATCCTAAGATGAATATGGAAATTCAAGGGACCCAGAACAgccaaaataattgaataaataaagaacaaatttgtatgactcacacttcctaatttcaaaacttactacaataCCACAATAACCAAGAtggtgtgatactggcacaataATAGATATACTGATCAATGAAATCGGACTGAGAATCCAGAAACAAACTCTTGCATttacagtcaattgatttttgatgagggtgccaagacaattcaatgggtgaaaaatagtcttttcaacaaagggTGCTGAGACAACTGTATATCCACATGCAAATCAAAGAACTTGAACTCCCTACATTGCaccatatatatacaaattaactcaaaatggatcaaggtTCTAAAtattaagagctaaaactataaaacacttagaaaaacagaggaataagtcttcatgaccttggattagacAATGGTTTCTTACATCTGACAGCAAAAGcccaagaaatagaagaaaaaaaatagataaattggactacatcaaaatttaaacttttgtgctttaaaggacaccattaagaaagtgaaaagataacccacagaatgggagaaaatatttgcaaatcatatatctgataagagaacTCTTggtactcaacaataaaaaaccaacttgcccaatttaaaaatggataaaggatcTAAATAGAtgcttctccaaagaagatatacaaatggccaataaactcATGGAAAGACGCCCaacatcattaaggaaatgcaaatcataaccacagtgagataccacttcacacccactaggatggctagaaCCAGAATGTCAAATAATAATGACAAGTATTgccaagaatgtggagaaactggcaCCCTCATACACTACTGGTGGGGGATGTAAAAGGGTGCAGCCACTTAGGAAAACAGTTCACAAGGTACTCAAAAGGTGAAACATAGAGCTATTATATGACCCAGTGATTTCATTCCTGGTATATAGCCAagataaatgaattcatacaTGTCTATGAAAAAACTTGCACAGGAAAGTTCATCACTGCATTATTCATAATCAAAAGGTTGTTTGttgcaaacaacccaaatggctatcaatagatgaatatataaataagatgtggcattatccatataatggaatattattcagctgtataaaggaatgaagtactgctatatatgacaacatggatgaaccttgaaaatattgtcAAATGAAAGAAGCCGGTCACAAGTGACCAcacactatatgattccatttacatggaatgtacagaagaggaaaatctATAGCAAAAGAAAGTAGATTAATAGCTGCTTAGGGATTGGGCTGGGGGAGCTAGGAGGAAAAAGAGTGACTGCTGCTGGGTACAGGCATTTGGTGAgagatcatgaaaatattttaaaattgattgttGTGACGATTGTACAACTCTGTGACTATACTACAAACCAGTGagctgtacattttaaatagggATTTTATAATgtgtgaattatagctcaataaggctattataaaaaataaaatatcaaatagtaACTTTTTAGGAACATACTTTATAAAGTATATCCTGAGCAAGACAGCTGGGAGATTTGTTACAACCACTGCATATTCCAGGGATGAAGCCCCCTTCTACCAAGGTAACCCCTTCATTAACTCTAACCCACTGCTGCCCTTACCCCTATCTTTGCTCTGATAGCATTTTATGCTTCCCTCCTCACGGCTCTTTTCACAACATTGAGCAATGGcctatttccttgtctttcaaCCCTACTACACAATGAGTTCCTTGAGAGCAGTGAAATTGTTTGTCTTGTTAACTGGCATATCCCTAGCACCTAGCCCAGTGACTGGCACAGGATGTCAAAGAAATGACTAGCTCTTAACCTACCTCAAGAGCACAAAGATCTGAAGACAATGTCAggacagaagcagaaacagagaAGCTGGAGCAACTGGACATGAAATTGCCTAATTATATCTCATAGGTGTAAATTTAGCCTACACCTTCTATCACTGATTCAGCCATTATGTCAGGAATACTTACTGGGCTCTGTGGCAAAAGGCTGCTACTGGTCTCTTGAGTACTGGGAGGTCGACTTCCACTTTCCTCCAGTGGCAAAATACCCCTTCGGTCCAGCACACTGAAGGAGAGAGGACAATTAATAAAGCACTTTGTATtcatcccttcccccacccaccccactgaACCTTGCTGCATGTACTAGAAAACATAAACCTACCCTTTAACAGACTAGTGTTATCCTAGCACATGCCTCCTGTCTTCCATTCATGGTTTTCTTCAACAAAccaaggaagaaacaaacaaatgaaataagaaCGAAAGGTTATCCCTTCAAAACAACTAGCCTGTGGTCTGTGGTCCATGTAGTAAGGCACCAAGGGATAATCCTTGGGAAGACCTATTTGACACCAAAAAGGCCACATTCAGAAGGATAcatcaggagcacctggggggctcaggcagttgagtgtctgactcttgtttggctcaggtcatgatctcaaggtcatgagatcaagccccatgttgggctctgcactgggcatggagcctgcttaagattctctctctttcctctgtgccTTTCCACCCTACTGTTGTGCTcgtgcttgctcgctctctctctctctctctatctctctcaaaaaaatgcaTCAGACCAGGTAATAGGATTAGGTTAAATTGCTTGTCCCAAGAATCCCAGGATCTTCTAGTTCTCTGAATACCTGGGGGGCAAGGGGCCACATAGCACTTCACAGCAGTTCTTCACAATGTTGCCATGGCTATAGGGATTCTGGACACGATTCTTCCCTGTCCATGAGCCTTTGATCTGCAAGATAAAAGCCAAGACTTATAGTAAAAAATATGCTGCAGAAATATCTACAGCATGGAAAGATGAAaagctctggagatggatggtagtgatggtagCACAACATGAGAGTACTTCATGCCAGTGAGTTCTATATTTAAACATGGCTAAGAtggtacattttatattatatatattttaccacaacagGAAAAAATACCTGCATAGCCATGGAAAAATGTTCACAATAGAGTGAAAAATCAGAAGCtgaataatatgtattattttcaactaaaaaaacaaaatatatattcatctaAAACACGGACACAAGTCTGGAAGACTACAAATCATACCATTAACAATGgtgaatttagataaaaacttaaaaaaaaaacacagcccCAAACAAAGCAGTGTGCTTTCTCTTCCACATTTTGGATTTAACAATCTCCCTAGGGTTCTGTCTGCATCGACCTTCCAAACCCTGGAGACTCAGTTCTCCAGCAGGAAATGAGAGAATAGGCTCTGGATAGAGGAAGAATATGTGATGAGGAAAAGGGAAAGTTGACTCACGTCTTCATTGGTTGTCTGGTTGAGAGCCACGAGGAAAGTATGAAACCCAGTCAGTCCCACGACGGACCAGAGTGTGAAGAAGCAAATGAGCACTTCTAGAACAGTGCGGTGATGTTAAGGAATGTTGAAGAAGCTACACCAGGGGGGTTCAATGCTTCAGCCCATACTCTCGGCACCAATCATACCATCCTTACCTCTCAGAACATATATCACAAATGGCCAAGTATCCGTATATAATAACAGGAATTCTAAACTTGCTGGATATATGAAAGGTAGAGGACTCCTGTTTAGTCATTACAAGTAGCTCTCTAACATTTCTGGTTCATTTAAATGCTTGTTTATTCATCATTAGCTCTTTGAAGAGAACATTTAGAAGAGAGCCAAAGCCATCACTGCCAATGGAAAATccattgaaaaataaactttataaatgaaaagttgGTGGGAAAAACAGAACATGACTTATAGAATTCCCATCTGAGTCTCCTTTTCAGAAATACAACTGCTGTACAAAATAAGCCTTAGCTGTAACAGAAAGATAGGACTTTGGTCAAGTGACATGAGAGGTGTACTGACACTAGAGGAGGCAGGGCTGAGCCTGGGATCAGAAGGACTTCAGAGGGAGGCAGTGGAGAAAGTGGTGAGGGAAAGACCTCCCTTTAAGCCCTGGCCATCTTCCATTCTGGTTGCTACCATTAAGActacactttttttgtttttttaactttagacTTTGGCACTCTCTGACATCTGAAAAACGAGATGGTGGGAGAACTGCAGAGAGAAAGCCTACTCGAAACTAGTTTAAGAGGGCGTCACAGGAACATACTGCCAGGGGAGGATATGTTCCAGGAGTTTCTTTCAACGTCTCCAGGAAGCCAATTTTCAAGGATTCTGTTAAATTGGGAGgacaagtagaaagaaaaatcaatgactttAGTAAAAAATGCACTTATCCTAGTACccactcatttccttttctcccgATCCCTTGTTACAAATTGGCAAGAGATTAAGCCCTCACTCAGACAAGGGACTCTTACCTACAAGCAGGTAGTATCCTCACCAAAGAGTTTACACTTTCAATGTGGGACCTGGCACTGGACTACAGAGTCTGACAGAAGCCATGCttcctgttcctctccctcttccttagCCCCAAACTATGGACATGGATGGAGAACATGCATTCACAGCAAGAAATCAGAACTATCCaagaaaaattctctctcctcacCAATCcatgtccctcccctcccttgtTCAAAATCCAGCTGAGAACTCATCTCTTGATCAAGAAGCCTCCTTTAACTCCACATCTCATCTGCCTTTAGGGggatttggggtgtgtgtgtatgtgtgcacacatgtgagtgTGTATTCTCTGTCTCCCAAAGTAGACCACAAGCTACTGAAAGTCATTTCTCTAGTATAACCCTTTCTActacctggcacagagcaggtcttacaaggaagaagaaaaaaggatgcAGAACCGAAATACATCCTCAATCTCTGGGATCACCTCAGAAATGCCCCCTACTCTGGGTACAGACCAGTAATCAGGGCCTCAGTCTTCAGCAGAGGACCAAATGAGAAGGTCAACACACTCAGTAATACTGATTGATGTGAGTTAAGTTTTGGAGCTCCAATTGAGAGCAAAAAGTAGTGTTCACTTCTAATTGGTCCTAGGGTGCCTTTGCAATGGTAAAGTCCCACCAGGAAACCCAACCACTCCCCTCAGATCTCCTTAAATCTTCTCCCACCCCTCACCAACAGACACTGCCCTGCATACTCACTGAGAGCCACATAGACGATGTTGAAGGCGAAGACATAGATcgtgaggagggagagagataggaTAAAGAGGTAGAAGTAGCGGTAGTTCCTCTTTCCAACACAATTCCCCACCCAGGGGCAATGATGGTCAAAGCGCTCTGTGGGAAAAAGGGAGAATCCAGTGCCAAAGCCTCCAAAATGAAGCACAACACACCATCCACATAGTACCTAATTTAGAGACCCCAATGACCACTGTCaatttcaattataaaaaaacactggtttctttttttcactttttcacaaTGTTTTCATAGTCATCTCATTTCATCCCCACAGTCACCCTGGAAGTCAAGCAAAAGAAgatattcttttccttccattacAGTTGAAAAAGCTAAGGCACTGAGGGGTCAAGTGAGCTGCCTCACTGCTAGTTGACAACAGAGACTTggcttttccaaagaaaaatgttaGGTGGACTAAGTTCAGGAATAAGAAGTGGGTGAAAACAgccaaggaaattttaaaaaatgagtagtgTGGTTTTTCTTAACctctagttattttttaaaatgataaaactacaggggcatctgggtggctcagccagttaaatgtctaactcttgatttccact
The nucleotide sequence above comes from Canis lupus dingo isolate Sandy chromosome X, ASM325472v2, whole genome shotgun sequence. Encoded proteins:
- the ZDHHC9 gene encoding palmitoyltransferase ZDHHC9; protein product: MSVMVVRKKVTRKWEKLPGRNTFCCDGRVMMARQKGIFYLTLFLILGTCTLFFAFECRYLAVQLSPAIPVFAAMLFLFSMATLLRTSFSDPGVIPRALPDEAAFIEMEIEATNGAVPQGQRPPPRIKNFQINNQIVKLKYCYTCKIFRPPRASHCSICDNCVERFDHHCPWVGNCVGKRNYRYFYLFILSLSLLTIYVFAFNIVYVALKSLKIGFLETLKETPGTVLEVLICFFTLWSVVGLTGFHTFLVALNQTTNEDIKGSWTGKNRVQNPYSHGNIVKNCCEVLCGPLPPSVLDRRGILPLEESGSRPPSTQETSSSLLPQSPAPTEHLSPSEMPEDTSTPEEMPPPEPPEPPQEVTAAEK